The nucleotide sequence AGGCCAATCTTCGAGCAGTCCTTCTTCATCTAATACTAGGTCGGAGATGCCCTGAAAATAAGTATCGATCGTCTGCTGCTGGGTAATCAGGTTTTGCTGAATCGTCAGGGAGTTCTGCTGAATCGTCAAGTCTCTGGAAATAATGTACTGTCGCCACGCTACGTATACGGCGATGACGGCAATGAAAATTTGCCCGACAGCTCCTGTCCATTCTGCCAGGGAACCGAGTTCGTCCCATTTTTGCTGGTTCAACCACTTGCCAATGTTTTGGCTGATCCCAGTGAACTTGAACAAGCTGATGAGCGATAAAATTGTTCCGACGATGGCGACGATGACGGCTCGCTGTTTTGGCGGTAGCATCTCCTCCAGCACGGGTTCCAAACCAAGCCATAGCATCCGCAGCGATACGACTAGCCCGACGATCGCGCCTGATATCCCGATCCAGAAGTTATTAATCGCTAATCCTAGGATGACTAAGGCGATCGCTATCAGGACGACGGGCGTTCCCTGCGGAACAACTGGATTCTTTTTGGACACTACCAGCGATCGCGGCATGGTAGCCAAATGTTGCTCGTATTGGGTTCGTGTGGGCGTTGCCAGCGATTGCATCTGCGAGGGATTATTCCCAGCAGGTCTGTTACCATTACCACTATCTTGAGCGTCTGGCGGTGAATTGGACTGGGGAGGATTAGGCTCTGTCGTCATTGTGTTAATTTGTCAAGCAGGCACAGTTAAACCCATGCTTTATGGTAGCGGCTGCGGCAAGTAAACAAGATTTTATCGAATACCGGAGGCAAGTGTTAAGGGTACTGCACAATCGTGCGATCGCTCTATCTGTCTTTTTATCTGTAGTTCGATAAAGGAGCGATCGCTACTTTGTCTTATTTAAGATCACCACTCCGGTTAAGGGGCCAATATCTTTTAGTTGCCTTACCGATAATATTTTCTCTAGGTACAAAACCCCAATAATGACTGTCATAGCTGTTGTTGCGGTTATCCCCCAGCATAAAATAAGAACCAGATGGTACTGTTACTGGCTCATATTTGTATTGGGGTGCTTCTGCGATATAGTTTTCCTCTAGGGGTTGATTATTGATATAAACCTTGCCATCTTTAACCTCTACCTTTTCTTCTGGTAGACCAATCACCCGTTTGATGAACGCATCGTTAAAATTTTGCTGTTTTAGCGTTTCTGTCGGAGAAAATACCACAATATCTTTCCGCTTTGGAGTCTGGAAGTGGTAACTCAACTTATCTATTACCAATCTATCGTTAATTTGCAAGGTAGGAAGCATTGCCCCTGATGGAATATACCTAGCTTCAGCAATAAATTCTCTTATAAAGAATGCAGTAGGAACACTTATCAGTAAAGGAATGACAATCACGAGTATAGAAAATATTTTTATAAATCTTCTTGATAACTCTCGATTAGCTCGTGTAGATATATAAGCATGGTATACCACAAATGGCAAAATAATTATATTTAGCAATCCGATAAAACTACCAACAATAGTTGATGGGAATACGAAGGATAGTATTGCAATTGTTAATAAAAAAACGCCGATAAATATTCGACCACCATATACATGACCCAAGCCTAGCAATATTCTTGTTAGAAATACAGCCAGCCAGGGATCTTTTCCGCTTTGCCTCACATCTTCAAAACTTGGAGAATTTTTCTTTTTTGCACACCTATGGGCATCAAAAAGATTCCAAATATTAATCAAGATAGCAGCCAGTAACACGATAAAACTAATTCTTGTATCACCTGTCGAGCTTATAAAAAGCCATCCTCCTAAACAGTATAAAAATAATTCACAAATTATAAAAATCCATCCTCTAAGGACATTACCTGCGTAGATTTGTCCTATCCCAGGAAAAAACATTGATAAATTCACAGCCAGCCAAGGTTCTTTCTCTGGCAGAGCTGAAGAGGATTCTTGCCTTGTTCTAGACATATTTTTTACCTCAACTTACAAACCCAAATCTACCGCCACGCGATGAGCACAGGCAAACCCAGAAAATGCCACTGCATTTAAACCCTGTCCTGGAAACGTACTGTCTCCCACACAATAAAGTCCCGAAATCGCAGTTCGATTAAATGGCATTCCCAACAATCCTAATAACTTGTTTCTAGGAATTGGGCCATACGTCCCATCGGCACGACCTAAAAAGCGTCGATGCGTTCGGGGCGTTCCTACTTCCAGATAATCTAAGGCTGCATCTAGACCGGGGAAAATCTTCTCTAGCCGCTCAATGATTCGTCCGGCTGCCTCTTCCTTTTTCTGTTCATATTCGCTTGAAGAAAGCCCCTGCCAATTTTCAATCCAATCAGGGGTAAATGCGTGCAGAATATGATGACCTTCTGGTGCTAAATCCGGATCGAGTAACGTAGGAATCGACAAAAAGATTGTGCCTTGCGCCGCTTCCATCTTCTGCCAATCTTCTAGCAAAATGTGGTGACAGTCCGTACCAAGCGGCAGCACGTCTGCCTTAATACCTAAGTGCAAACTTAAGAAACCTGGCGATTTTTGATAACGATTTTGCCACTTCTTCTCAGCCGCTGGCATCTCTTCCGCTGGCAGTAACTTCTCGAAAGTATCCCAGCGTGTCCCATTGGAAATAATCCGCTTGGCTCCATAGACTTTTCCATTTGCCAACTCGACGCCTACCGCTCGACCCTCTTGGGTAATAATTTTCGTTACCTTGGCTTTGTACTGAATCTGTCCTCCAGCTTTTTCTAGTCCCTCCACCAGTTTTTGGGCGATTTGTCCCACACCCCCTTTAGGATAGTTAATGCCGCCGTAGTGCCGGTCTGAGAATACCATCCCTGCATTAATCATCGGTGTCCGGTCAGCGGGGACAACTGACCAGCAGTAGCACTCCATGTCGATAAACTTCAGCAGCTGCGGGTCTTTGATGTGCCGCCTCGCAATATCACCGGCATTTTGGGGCAGGTACTTCACCAAACCGAGACAGGCGAGGGGATGCTGAAAAAATACCCGTGCCAGATACCGGGGTTCTTCCAATGACAGCAATTCCATCGCATTCAGGCAGTTAAAAACTTTCCAGCATTCATCGTAGAAGCGACGAATCCCTTCCCGTTCGTGAGGGAAGTAGGCAGTGAGTTCTTGCAAAAACTTCTCATAATTGCGATGAACTTTTAGATCCAAACCGGCGGGAAGATGGTAGTGAATCTGGACGGAGTCGGGGATGGTTTCTAGGCTGACATTCACAGCATCTAGAGCGCGGGTGAGCAGGTTTGTGGTGCCCTGAGTCCCAAACCCAAAAATCATTGACGCCCCAACGTCAAATCGATACCCCTGCCGCTCAAAGTATCCGGCACTGCCACCTGGAATTAAGTAGCTCTCCAGTACAAGAACTTTAGCGCTTTTCGCTGCCAGTTGAGTGGCTGTCACCAGCCCTCCAATTCCAGAACCAATGACGATGGCATCAAACGTTTGTGCAGTGGGAGATTTAACAGTAGTTGAAGGCATGGGGCAGCAGTAAGGGAAAATTTTATTCATTTCAATCCCTATTAGGGATTAACACAAAAATGCCCAGATGCCAACAACTCAACCCCTTTGCTGCCGAATTTTTCCCACCAAACTACATGAATTAAAGAGTGCTTTTACTGGACTTGTGTCTTGCCTCAAAAAAAAAATGGGACTAGCCTGCTACTGCTAACCAGCCCCACCTGCCGATCCTTAATGAGAGGAGAACACTGAAAATAAATATAGCCTTGTTGCAAATAGATGTCAATACTATTGCAAGTAATTTTCAATAGAAAAAACTAAGCTGGTTGGAACTGTCCGCTTTTCGTTACCCGATGGATGCTTTTGGGGTTGGGTTTGACGACCAAGAAACCGAACCCAGATTGATTCTGGGTTTCCAGACATCCCAGGAGGTTCTATGATAGGTCAGGTCTTTGAGCTGGCATCTGACTGCCAAAATAGCAACTATGGCTCTCCAACTGCGTGTCTATGTTCCTCCCCATCCACTGATTAAACACTGGCTGGCTGTTGCTCGTGATGCTGCGACGCCATCGGTGCTGTTTAAAAGCGCGATGACGGAACTGGGGCGCTGGCTGACTTATGAGGCAACTAGAGAATGGTTGCCTACGATAGAAACAACCGTACAGACGCCCCTGGCTGAATGTGCGGCTACATTCATCAATCCAGAGGTGCCGCTGGTTGTGGTACCAATTCTCCGGGCAGGATTGGGGTTATTAGATGGGGCGCAGACGTTGCTGCCTTTGGCGTCGATTTACCATATCGGTTTGGTGCGGGATGAGAAAAGCCTGGAAGTTAGCTGTTATCTAAATAAATTGCCGGAACGACTTGACCCTCAAACACGGGTTTTAATTTGCGATCCGATGCTGGCGACGGGTGGAACCATGATGAGGGCGATCGCAGAACTAACTCAGCGAGGCGTTGACCCAGCTTTAATGCGGATTATTTCGGTTGTGGCAGCGCCACCCGCCCTGCAACAGCTTTCTGTCGCGTATCCGGGTTTGATTATCTATACGGCAATGATTGACGAGGGTTTGAACAGCCACGGGTATATTGTACCGGGGCTGGGAGATGCAGGCGATCGCACGTTTGGCACCTGACGCGGTATCCAAAGCGCTATCTAACGCACTATCCAAAAGATGAGCAATCAAAGATGAAATCTGAATAAAGATTTCTTACTTAGGACGACTGACAACTGAACAGATGACTCCTTAGACTGGTAGGCATCAAGGTCAGCGAAAAGTTAACCTGAAAACAGTTGCAACAAGAAAAAAAACAACGGTAATTTTAAGATGAGTCAGCGCGATAGTTTTGGCAGTGGATTTCTGGCTGGAACGATAGTTGGCGGTCTAGTCGGTGGAATTGTCGGAGCGCTGGTTGCTTCTGGACGCGCGTCCGAAATTGACACACCTGACGCCTCTCTGCTTAATACTGGCTCGTCAGAAGCGAAGCCTAGCAAGGGGAAAAAGCGTCAACTCAAGGACTCAGAGAGTATTGAATTTGCACGTCGAGGCTTAGAGGATAAAATTGCTCAGTTAAATGCTGCAATTGATGAAGTCCGGACTCAGCTAGGCACTGTAAATGGCAAGAGTACAGAACTAGAGCGGGAGCGATTCTCTTCCCCAGATACAGCACGAATTTCTGAAAGGAGTCGTTCACTAGGAACATCGCTTAACCAAGATTCCTAAGTTGCAATCCGGTAAATCCGTTAAACTGACTTCAAGTTTCAAGCGTTCACCAAATTTAAAAGGAACCTTCAACACCGATGAATTCTTCAGCTGAATTACTGATCAATACGATCTCCACCTTTCTGAACATGTATATGTTCATATTGATTGTGCGGATTCTTTTAACTTGGTTTCCGACAGTCAATTGGATGAACCAGTTAGCTTCTACCTTGAGTCCAATTACAGACCCTTACCTCAACCTTTTTCGCTCAATTATTCCGCCACTGGGTGGTCTGGATATCTCCCCAATTTTAGCGATTTTTGTGCTGCAAATTCTGGCTGGATTGTTCGCCAGCATTCAGTTCAGTCCTGGTTTTTAGGAGACAAGGATTTTAGATTTGGATTTTGGAGTGAATCTGTAATCTAAAATCCTTGCAATCAGATGTTAACAGCGGAGTTATTAACGGCGGACTTGTTAACGGCGGACGGTGCCGTTAAATCCGGCGGCTTTGAATTGCTTGAGCTGCAAGGGTGTCGGTTGATTTGCAGCAACCGAGATTCTGAGTTCAAAATCGCTGACTCCGGGTGGCACTTCTTCGATTGAACCGAGGCGGGTTCGATTTTGCATTACCGAGTCGCCATTCGCGTCGTAAATGCGACCAAAAATATCAGCGTTGTAGACATATTTACCAGAGTCATTTTGAGCTTTGCCGGTAACAATATAGCAACTAGCGGCTCTGGAAGCGCCGGTACTCATAACCGCCCCATCTGCTAGCTCAGATGGGCAGTCATGGTAGGAAATTTCAGATAGTTTAATCTGTGTCAATGCCAAAGCGGGAGGAGTAAACAGCAAGTTCACAACTCCGATGAGGCAGGAGATGATAAAAATAGACACAGCTCGAAATCGCATAAACCGTACCATGACTTCAGGTTTTTTGGGTTCACCCCTCAGCTTACCGCGAATCTAGTCAAACAGGAGCTTCGGAATGTCTTGACAATTCTGCGATAATAGGGGATCGCCCTTAATGAGCGCTCTAAGTCTGGGCATTCCCACTCAGAATCACCGAGATAGCTCTGCTGTGTGGTGATCCATTCCAAAGAAGGAATTGATTGTGACCCGATCTGAGATTGAAGCGGCACTGCAAGCAGCATTTAGTCTGTGTGAGGAGGCTGTATATCCTCTCAGCGATACGCAGAAGCAAATTCTGCTGCAAGTTGTTGTCAAGGAACTGCTGGGTGCCCAAGCGGAGAACCCGGCGAATGGTGATGAAAATGCCGATGGTGCGAATCCATTGGAGGAACTGACACCAGAACAAGTCAAAGCTTTACTGCAATTTGTCAAGGAACAAGAAAGACAAAATCGCTCTTGGAAAATTACATTACTGAATGACTGGCTGAATAATCAAGATTCTGGAGCGATGCAATTTTTACGCGATCGCTATGGCTTTGGGTGGCTCTATCGCATTCAGCCGGTTCATCTGGCTGAGTATTATGAGCGGGAGGGCAAGCAAGGGTTAAAGCTGAAGGTAGGCGATCGCATTGAGGTTTCTAATGGTCTGTGGGAGTGGGTGCAAGAAAACGGCCCCTGTAGCCGCGAATGGTTTCCCTGCACGGTGGTTGGGGTTTACGAGACCACAGAAAGCGATCGCGCTCATACCAACTGCATTATCCGGTTTGAGAATGGCAGCGAGTATGAGATTCAAGGCATTTACGAATGGAATCGTTTTAACTGGCAATGGCCCAAAAATTAGAGATTCCGACTCGTGTATAGATTAACCGCAAACTCATCCAGAATCGTGGTTCCCGATAGCTGCTGCGTTTTCGCTAACTGGTAACGAGATTTCAAAACTCGCTGGATTTCCTGTTGAATTTGCTGTTTTTCAGCCTCCGTTTTGGGAGCCTTATTCACAGGACGGGCGCTATCTAACCAGAGAATCCGAGGATATTGCGCTGCTTGTCCGCTTGTCAGAACTTTTTCTAAAGCAGGCGCAAGGTCGGCAGGATGCTGTGCTAATAGCTGAACCGGGGCAGTGGGAGGAAGATAATAAGCCAAACGCAGAATGTGACCCCAAGCACGGGAGTTCATCACAATTAAAGTTGGGGTTGTAGCTTTCTGTTGAATCAAGTCTGCTATCTGATGGAACATCGAGCGGTTTCTCGTGCTGAAGTCCCCGATGCTGATGCCTAGATACAACAGCAGCAAACCCGCTGCCGCCACTCCCCGCCAGCGCCCCGCCGCCCGTTCCAGCCATAAAGCGATTAATAGCAAGCATCCGGGCAGTACAAAAATCAGTGCCCTTCCGCCGCCAAAGCCAATCGTGTATTTGCCGGTGAGAATATCTACTGCAAATGCGATGCACAGGGGCAAAATTCCCAGTGACAACGCCATGAATAAGGTACGACGCTTTCCTTGCCGCCAGAGGCTAAAGGTACACCCGGCTAGCAACAAGATTATCAGGCACCCTGCCACAATCGCGAGGGTCGCTTCTGCGGGAGTTTTGACGACATTTCCCACCCAGTCTCCCAGTAACAAGTGACTGCTCAAGGTTTGGGTCACATCTGCGAAATGATTTCCCTTGGAAAACTGATTGCCTACTTCACCCAGTCGCCCCTGCTTCCGAGTTCCCAGAAGAAACCAAGGCATCCACAGCAATACACCCGCCCCCAAACGCAATCCTTGCTGCCACCACCGACGCCGGTCAAAGATGAGGACAAAGATGCCTAGGGTCATCACCCAGTAGACAAAAAGATATTGCGTTAGCAGTCCAGCGGCGATTGAAACAATCAGAATCGCACTCCAGAGAATCGATGAGCGATTGCTGGGATGATGGGGCGATCGCATGGCGTCTGGTTCAATTTCCCCGTCGGAGGCTCGGACACTCTCTGTTGCTCCTTTTGCCTCAACCAGATGCAGCATTGCCCAGGTACTGAAAATCGTCCACAAAATCAGCGGGCCATACATCCGAGCATTTAAAGAATGGAATAAATAGAAAGGATTTGTACCGAGTAAAGCGGCAAAAATCAGTCCGCCGCGATGTCCCATCACAAACCGCCCCAATCCGTAAGCGCCGCCAATCGCACCGACACTCAGCAACGCGCCCAGACTTCGTAAGGCAGCTTCGCTATTGCCAAATAGCTGTAGCCAGAAGTATAGGCTGAAATAAGAAAGCGGTGGATGGACATCGCCCAGGATACCTTTATAGACATCTTTGATCGTGCCGACGACATCACCGGATCGTGGGATCAATAAAGCGCTGTAATCGCGTAGGTTGACGGGTTGCGCTCCTGGAGCTTGATAGTCAACCCCGTGACCGCTGGCGAGGATCAAGGATAAAACTTCGTCGTACCAAAATTCTCGGCTGCCCAGGTAGATAATTCTTAATAAAACTGCGATCGCGATCGCGCCCAGGAGCAATATCTCCAGCGACAACCAGCGCCGCGATGATTTAGGAACTGTAAAGCTTCGGCTCATAATATTGACGAAATTAGAATTTAGGTTAAAGTGCAGTCAAGTTAGGTGAAACTTGACATATATTAGCTTGTCTTTGTTTTTCTATGTCCTTAGCTATTGACCCAGTAGAACTCTCTGTGGTAGTGCCGCTTTACAACGAGGAGGACAATATTGACCACTTGTTTGAGCGACTTCTATCGGTGATGGAAACCGTGAATACAACCTATGAGATTGTTTGCGTCAATGATGGCAGTAAGGACAAGACCCTGGAGTGTCTAATCGAGCATCATCATCGTAACCCAGCGATCAAAGTCGTCAACTTGTCCCGCAACTTTGGCAAAGAAGTCGCCCTTAG is from Coleofasciculus sp. FACHB-1120 and encodes:
- the crtH gene encoding carotenoid isomerase, with translation MPSTTVKSPTAQTFDAIVIGSGIGGLVTATQLAAKSAKVLVLESYLIPGGSAGYFERQGYRFDVGASMIFGFGTQGTTNLLTRALDAVNVSLETIPDSVQIHYHLPAGLDLKVHRNYEKFLQELTAYFPHEREGIRRFYDECWKVFNCLNAMELLSLEEPRYLARVFFQHPLACLGLVKYLPQNAGDIARRHIKDPQLLKFIDMECYCWSVVPADRTPMINAGMVFSDRHYGGINYPKGGVGQIAQKLVEGLEKAGGQIQYKAKVTKIITQEGRAVGVELANGKVYGAKRIISNGTRWDTFEKLLPAEEMPAAEKKWQNRYQKSPGFLSLHLGIKADVLPLGTDCHHILLEDWQKMEAAQGTIFLSIPTLLDPDLAPEGHHILHAFTPDWIENWQGLSSSEYEQKKEEAAGRIIERLEKIFPGLDAALDYLEVGTPRTHRRFLGRADGTYGPIPRNKLLGLLGMPFNRTAISGLYCVGDSTFPGQGLNAVAFSGFACAHRVAVDLGL
- a CDS encoding pentapeptide repeat-containing protein translates to MTTEPNPPQSNSPPDAQDSGNGNRPAGNNPSQMQSLATPTRTQYEQHLATMPRSLVVSKKNPVVPQGTPVVLIAIALVILGLAINNFWIGISGAIVGLVVSLRMLWLGLEPVLEEMLPPKQRAVIVAIVGTILSLISLFKFTGISQNIGKWLNQQKWDELGSLAEWTGAVGQIFIAVIAVYVAWRQYIISRDLTIQQNSLTIQQNLITQQQTIDTYFQGISDLVLDEEGLLEDWPQERLLAEGRTAAILSSVDGSGKAKILRFLSSSKLLTPLERDRRLGRAIFDGLGGYAEDRVNGVRVIDLGVMLAKADLSGTDLRRTDLSEANLVGANLSDCDLVKANLSRTILYEANLAGADLKATRLFYGPGVTATPRTHTQPPYANYKTGAYTGAVVENADFTDVQGLSEELRQYCCAWGGEKTRATIPGGCEGIPNKLER
- the lepB gene encoding signal peptidase I, which produces MSRTRQESSSALPEKEPWLAVNLSMFFPGIGQIYAGNVLRGWIFIICELFLYCLGGWLFISSTGDTRISFIVLLAAILINIWNLFDAHRCAKKKNSPSFEDVRQSGKDPWLAVFLTRILLGLGHVYGGRIFIGVFLLTIAILSFVFPSTIVGSFIGLLNIIILPFVVYHAYISTRANRELSRRFIKIFSILVIVIPLLISVPTAFFIREFIAEARYIPSGAMLPTLQINDRLVIDKLSYHFQTPKRKDIVVFSPTETLKQQNFNDAFIKRVIGLPEEKVEVKDGKVYINNQPLEENYIAEAPQYKYEPVTVPSGSYFMLGDNRNNSYDSHYWGFVPRENIIGKATKRYWPLNRSGDLK
- a CDS encoding glycosyltransferase family 39 protein translates to MSRSFTVPKSSRRWLSLEILLLGAIAIAVLLRIIYLGSREFWYDEVLSLILASGHGVDYQAPGAQPVNLRDYSALLIPRSGDVVGTIKDVYKGILGDVHPPLSYFSLYFWLQLFGNSEAALRSLGALLSVGAIGGAYGLGRFVMGHRGGLIFAALLGTNPFYLFHSLNARMYGPLILWTIFSTWAMLHLVEAKGATESVRASDGEIEPDAMRSPHHPSNRSSILWSAILIVSIAAGLLTQYLFVYWVMTLGIFVLIFDRRRWWQQGLRLGAGVLLWMPWFLLGTRKQGRLGEVGNQFSKGNHFADVTQTLSSHLLLGDWVGNVVKTPAEATLAIVAGCLIILLLAGCTFSLWRQGKRRTLFMALSLGILPLCIAFAVDILTGKYTIGFGGGRALIFVLPGCLLLIALWLERAAGRWRGVAAAGLLLLYLGISIGDFSTRNRSMFHQIADLIQQKATTPTLIVMNSRAWGHILRLAYYLPPTAPVQLLAQHPADLAPALEKVLTSGQAAQYPRILWLDSARPVNKAPKTEAEKQQIQQEIQRVLKSRYQLAKTQQLSGTTILDEFAVNLYTSRNL
- a CDS encoding YggT family protein — its product is MNSSAELLINTISTFLNMYMFILIVRILLTWFPTVNWMNQLASTLSPITDPYLNLFRSIIPPLGGLDISPILAIFVLQILAGLFASIQFSPGF
- the upp gene encoding uracil phosphoribosyltransferase, whose amino-acid sequence is MALQLRVYVPPHPLIKHWLAVARDAATPSVLFKSAMTELGRWLTYEATREWLPTIETTVQTPLAECAATFINPEVPLVVVPILRAGLGLLDGAQTLLPLASIYHIGLVRDEKSLEVSCYLNKLPERLDPQTRVLICDPMLATGGTMMRAIAELTQRGVDPALMRIISVVAAPPALQQLSVAYPGLIIYTAMIDEGLNSHGYIVPGLGDAGDRTFGT